One region of Culex pipiens pallens isolate TS chromosome 2, TS_CPP_V2, whole genome shotgun sequence genomic DNA includes:
- the LOC120421568 gene encoding calcium channel flower isoform X2 codes for MSFAERLAGLMARPGADNVPRDDVPWHLKYGGRAVGIVGGFFCVLFGLWNCIGILLGDVGCLVGGILEIVVGFVVLAIEAPCCFIFLDYVQQVAEKADQRPYWNRAALYCVIALPPVILCFGLGTLFGCGLVFVTGMIYGMMALGKKGTREDMAAMAASPNAMSPVQGVPSTDQHSTLMEDPDSVVCGNAGGGSSSNGGVGGLGR; via the exons TCTTTTGCGGAGCGGCTTGCCGGGCTGATGGCCCGGCCCGGCGCGGACAACGTTCCCCGGGATGACGTTCCGTGGCACCTGAAGTACGGTGGCCGCGCCGTCGGCATCGTGGGAGGATTCT TCTGCGTCCTGTTCGGCCTGTGGAACTGCATCGGCATCCTGCTCGGCGATGTGGGCTGCCTGGTCGGCGGTATCCTCGAGATCGTCGTCGGCTTCGTGGTGCTCGCGATAGAGGCGCCCTGCTGCTTCATCTTCCTCGACTACGTGCAGCAGGTGGCGGAGAAGGCCGACCAGCGGCCGTACTGGAACCGGGCCGCCCTGTACTGTGT aattgcgCTTCCGCCGGTGATCCTGTGCTTCGGATTGGGAACGCTGTTCGGCTGCGGTCTGGTGTTTGTGACCGGAATGATCTACGGAATGATGGCCCTCGGCAAAAA AGGCACGCGTGAGGACATGGCAGCGATGGCGGCATCGCCGAACGCAATGTCCCCGGTACAGGGCGTACCGTCCACGGACCAGCACTCGACCCTGATGGAAGATCCCGAC AGCGTCGTTTGCGGAAATGCGggcggcggcagcagcagcaacggcgGCGTCGGCGGCCTCGGCCGCTGA
- the LOC120421568 gene encoding calcium channel flower isoform X1, giving the protein MSFAERLAGLMARPGADNVPRDDVPWHLKYGGRAVGIVGGFFCVLFGLWNCIGILLGDVGCLVGGILEIVVGFVVLAIEAPCCFIFLDYVQQVAEKADQRPYWNRAALYCVIALPPVILCFGLGTLFGCGLVFVTGMIYGMMALGKKASFAEMRAAAAAATAASAASAAEQGRSNGMAASAPGSQKQSSTLVNNVQPIAYSMPPPYDSVA; this is encoded by the exons TCTTTTGCGGAGCGGCTTGCCGGGCTGATGGCCCGGCCCGGCGCGGACAACGTTCCCCGGGATGACGTTCCGTGGCACCTGAAGTACGGTGGCCGCGCCGTCGGCATCGTGGGAGGATTCT TCTGCGTCCTGTTCGGCCTGTGGAACTGCATCGGCATCCTGCTCGGCGATGTGGGCTGCCTGGTCGGCGGTATCCTCGAGATCGTCGTCGGCTTCGTGGTGCTCGCGATAGAGGCGCCCTGCTGCTTCATCTTCCTCGACTACGTGCAGCAGGTGGCGGAGAAGGCCGACCAGCGGCCGTACTGGAACCGGGCCGCCCTGTACTGTGT aattgcgCTTCCGCCGGTGATCCTGTGCTTCGGATTGGGAACGCTGTTCGGCTGCGGTCTGGTGTTTGTGACCGGAATGATCTACGGAATGATGGCCCTCGGCAAAAA AGCGTCGTTTGCGGAAATGCGggcggcggcagcagcagcaacggcgGCGTCGGCGGCCTCGGCCGCTGAACAGGGCCGCTCGAATGGAATGGCAGCGTCCGCGCCCGGTAGCCAGAAGCAGAGCTCGACCCTGGTGAACAACGTCCAGCCGATCGCGTACAGCATGCCGCCACCGTACGATAGCGTAGCCTAA
- the LOC120421567 gene encoding ubiquitin-like-conjugating enzyme ATG3, with protein sequence MQNVLNSVKGTALGVAEYLTPVLKESKFRETGVLTPEEFVAAGDHLTHHCPTWAWAIGDEDRAKSYMPKDKQFLITRNVPCYRRCKQMEYVGEETLVEEGDADGGWVETHHYNPDGEASGSGLEQKVCEMTLDGSKADDDEEAADMDDPRNSGEAGGDDDDDADAIDMDEFEESGMLEEYDPSRAEIPQPVKKKDTTADGDSVIHTRTYDLHITYDKYYQTPRLWVVGYDENRKPLTMEEMYEDVSQDHAKKTVTMENHPHLPGPPMASVHPCKHADIMKKIIQTVEEGGGELGVHMYLIIFLKFVQTVIPTIEYDFTQNFNITNK encoded by the exons ATGCAGAACGTGCTGAACTCGGTCAAGGGGACGGCCCTCGGAGTGGCCGAGTATCTGACCCCGGTGCTGAAG GAATCCAAGTTTCGGGAGACTGGAGTGTTGACGCCGGAAGAATTTGTGGCGGCTGGAGATCACCTGACGCACCACTGTCCCACTTGGGCATGGGCCATCGGAGACGAAGATCGGGCCAAGTCGTATATGCCCAAGG ACAAACAGTTTCTCATTACTCGTAACGTGCCATGTTACCGACGCTGCAAGCAGATGGAATACGTCGGAGAAGAAACGCTCGTCGAGGAGGGTGACGCCGACGGTGGTTGGGTCGAGACACATCACTACAACCCGGACGGCGAGGCCAGCGGTTCGGGGCTGGAGCAAAAGGTTTGCGAAATGACCCTGGACGGGTCCAAGGCggacgacgacgaagaagcGGCCGACATGGACGATCCGAGGAATTCGGGCGAAGCCGGTGGGGACGATGATGACGATGCAGACGCGATCGACATGGACGAGTTCGAGGAGAGCGGCATGCTGGAGGAATACGACCCG TCCCGTGCGGAAATCCCGCAGCCGGTCAAGAAGAAGGACACCACGGCCGACGGGGACTCGGTGATCCACACGCGAACGTACGATCTGCACATCACGTACGACAAGTACTACCAGACGCCCCGGTTGTGGGTGGTCGGGTACGACGAGAACCGCAAGCCGCTCACGATGGAGGAGATGTACGAGGACGTGAGCCAGGACCACGCGAAAAAGACGGTCACGATGGAGAACCATCCGCACCTGCCGGGGCCTCCGATGGCGTCGGTGCATCCGTGCAA acACGCCGACATCATGAAGAAGATCATTCAAACCGTGGAGGAGGGCGGTGGCGAGCTGGGCGTGCACATGTATCTCATCATCTTTCTCAAGTTCGTCCAGACGGTGATACCGACGATCGAGTACGATTTCACGCAAAACTTTAACATTACCAACAAGTAA
- the LOC120421568 gene encoding calcium channel flower isoform X3 translates to MSFAERLAGLMARPGADNVPRDDVPWHLKYGGRAVGIVGGFFCVLFGLWNCIGILLGDVGCLVGGILEIVVGFVVLAIEAPCCFIFLDYVQQVAEKADQRPYWNRAALYCVIALPPVILCFGLGTLFGCGLVFVTGMIYGMMALGKKGTREDMAAMAASPNAMSPVQGVPSTDQHSTLMEDPDVWRPT, encoded by the exons TCTTTTGCGGAGCGGCTTGCCGGGCTGATGGCCCGGCCCGGCGCGGACAACGTTCCCCGGGATGACGTTCCGTGGCACCTGAAGTACGGTGGCCGCGCCGTCGGCATCGTGGGAGGATTCT TCTGCGTCCTGTTCGGCCTGTGGAACTGCATCGGCATCCTGCTCGGCGATGTGGGCTGCCTGGTCGGCGGTATCCTCGAGATCGTCGTCGGCTTCGTGGTGCTCGCGATAGAGGCGCCCTGCTGCTTCATCTTCCTCGACTACGTGCAGCAGGTGGCGGAGAAGGCCGACCAGCGGCCGTACTGGAACCGGGCCGCCCTGTACTGTGT aattgcgCTTCCGCCGGTGATCCTGTGCTTCGGATTGGGAACGCTGTTCGGCTGCGGTCTGGTGTTTGTGACCGGAATGATCTACGGAATGATGGCCCTCGGCAAAAA AGGCACGCGTGAGGACATGGCAGCGATGGCGGCATCGCCGAACGCAATGTCCCCGGTACAGGGCGTACCGTCCACGGACCAGCACTCGACCCTGATGGAAGATCCCGACGTATGGCGCCCAACATAA